A region from the Linepithema humile isolate Giens D197 chromosome 1, Lhum_UNIL_v1.0, whole genome shotgun sequence genome encodes:
- the LOC105669102 gene encoding dehydrogenase/reductase SDR family member on chromosome X-like, which yields MLLEMAAVCIPFMLGSIAYFFPFNTCYAYGTIILQQIKLNYFGVRFWFHDVVNARYNKLDLPLMPEKTAIITGGSRGIGARIVKKLLQCDMNVILACRTVSAGEQLILQIRKSGVISGRPKVYKLDNSSLGSVREFAEQIKKDYSKIHILINNAGVMLVPTYKETEDGFEEQWAVNYLSHFLLTSLLLPLLKAGGRSGESSRIINVTSCVQYMGVINFDDINSCYKGTYFTITAYTQSKLAQVIFTVALQQFLKDRALNVETFSVHPGVVNTELFNHTYLRGSWVMSLAKTPDEGAIPILYAALNKDIENKGGIYISNCKEYPNAAWALQKNIQKQLFELSLKQVKLHDFFQYL from the exons ATGTTACTTGAAATGGCCGCGGTTTGTATTCCTTTCATGCTCGGCAGCattgcgtatttttttcctttcaatACCTGCTATGCATACGGCACCATtatattgcaacaaataaaacttaattactTCGGAGTGAGATTTTGGTTTCACGATGTGGTCAACGCCAGATATAATAAGTTGG ATTTACCTTTGATGCCAGAAAAAACCGCGATTATAACCGGTGGTTCTAGAGGCATAGGAGCGCGAATAGTCAAGAAACTACTACAGTGCGATATGAACGTTATACTCG CTTGTAGGACAGTTAGCGCGGGTGAACAACTTATCCTTCAAATTAGAAAGTCCGGTGTAATTAGCGGACGGCCAAAGGTCTACAAGCTCGATAATTCTTCTCTTGGCTCAGTAAGAGAATTCGCGgagcagataaaaaaagattatagcaaaattcatatattaatcaaCAATG CTGGTGTTATGCTTGTTCCTACGTATAAAGAAACAGAAGATGGTTTTGAAGAGCAATGGGCAGTAAATTATTTGTCACATTTTTTACTGACGTCTCTTCTTCTGCCATTATTAAAGGCTGGCGGGCGATCTGGCGAGTCCAGTAGGATTATTAATGTCACTTCATGCGTTCAATATATGGGAGTCATAAACTTTGATGATATCAATAGTTGTTACAA GGGaacatattttactattacGGCATACACACAAAGTAAATTAGCACAGGTGATATTTACGGTAGCGttacaacaatttttgaagGACAGAGCATTGAATGTGGAAACATTTTCCGTACATCCTGGTGTGGTAAACACAGAACTATTCAACCATACTTACTTAAGAGGCTCGTGGGTTATGTCGTTGGCGAAG ACACCTGACGAAGGAGCTATTCCGATACTATATGCCGCACTGAACAAAGACATTGAAAATAAAGGTGGCATTTATATTAGCAATTGTAAGGAATATCCCAACGCTGCATGGGCACtgcagaaaaatatacaaaaacaaTTGTTTGAATTATCTTTGAAACAAGTAAAGTTACATgattttttccaatatttataa
- the LOC105669112 gene encoding ras-related protein Rab-30 codes for MEDYKFLFKVVLVGNAGVGKTCLVRRFTQGLFPPGQGATIGVDFMIKTVEVENEKVKLQIWDTAGQERFRSITQSYYRSAHALILVYDISCQPTFDCLPDWLREIEEYASNKVLRILVGNKIDREDREIPTHVGEDFAQRHGMYFLETSAKEAENVERLFMEIAAELMEQARSKELPRYETNTTSINGKTTSIGDSSNCGCSRLS; via the exons ATGGAGGACTACAAGTTTCTCTTCAAGGTCGTGCTCGTGGGGAACGCCGGCGTGGGCAAGACCTGTCTAGTGCGACGATTCACTCAG GGTTTATTTCCACCTGGACAAGGTGCGACAATTGGAGTTGATTTTATGATTAAGACTGTTGAagtagaaaatgaaaaagtcaAG TTGCAAATTTGGGACACTGCGGGTCAGGAAAGATTTCGTTCCATTACTCAGAGTTATTATAGATCAGCGCACGCATTGATATTAGTTTATGATATTTCTTGTCAACCAACATTTGACTGTTTGCCAGATTGGTTAAGAGAAATTGAGGAGTATGCGAGTAATAAAGTTCTTAGGATATTAGTAG gaaataaaattgatcgtGAAGATAGAGAAATACCAACACATGTAGGAGAAGATTTTGCACAAAGACACGGAATGTACTTTTTAGAAACGTCTGCCAAAGAGGCTGAGAATGTAGAGAGATTATTTATGGAGATAGCAGCTGAACTTATGGAG CAAGCACGTAGTAAGGAATTACCTCGATATGAAACGAATACAACTTCAATAAATGGTAAAACGACATCAATCGGTGATAGTAGTAATTGCGGTTGTAGCAGACtttcttaa
- the lsn gene encoding vacuolar-sorting protein SNF8 has product MRRKAGVGAIHKQKLEQEKYRDKGTEIQENQFEQMTKHMETFRVNLEEFASKHKNEIKKNARFRRQFTEMCASIGVDPLASGKGFWSVLGIGDFYYELAVQIVEVCMATNYKNGGLISLDELRTRLIQARGRRKEHQEITNEDLLAAAKKLKIFGNGFSVVPIGRGRHLVQSIPGELSMDHTAVLRQASLSANAYVSKSILCKELRWEEDRAQKALDHMMKEGLAWLDGQGEDETLYWFPSLFTACIVSKE; this is encoded by the coding sequence ATGCGACGAAAGGCCGGAGTGGGTGCAATACACAAGCAGAAATTGGAGCAGGAGAAGTACCGGGACAAGGGCACAGAGATCCAGGAGAACCAATTTGAGCAGATGACGAAACACATGGAGACGTTTCGCGTAAATTTGGAGGAATTCGCATCCAAGCACAAGAACGAAATTAAGAAGAACGCGCGTTTCCGTCGTCAGTTTACAGAGATGTGCGCCTCAATAGGCGTGGATCCACTGGCGTCTGGCAAAGGATTCTGGTCGGTACTGGGTATCGGTGACTTTTATTACGAGCTCGCCGTTCAGATCGTGGAGGTCTGTATGGCAACCAATTACAAGAATGGTGGCCTGATATCGCTGGACGAACTGAGAACACGCTTGATCCAAGCCAGAGGACGCAGAAAGGAGCATCAAGAGATCACCAACGAAGATCTATTAGCTGCTGCGAAGAAGCtgaaaatatttggaaatggCTTCTCTGTGGTTCCCATCGGCAGAGGAAGACACTTGGTGCAGTCGATACCTGGTGAACTCAGCATGGATCATACCGCTGTACTACGTCAGGCTAGTTTGTCCGCAAATGCTTACGTCTCCAAATCCATTTTGTGCAAAGAATTAAGATGGGAGGAGGATAGAGCGCAGAAGGCTCTGGATCACATGATGAAGGAAGGTCTGGCTTGGTTGGACGGGCAGGGAGAAGACGAGACGTTATATTGGTTTCCCAGTTTATTCACAGCTTGCATCGTTTCCAAAGAATAA
- the LOC105669110 gene encoding sodium channel and clathrin linker 1-like has product MFDSEYDALKHGDHYTILQEYNDTVEELKRELEICKTEQSGIRSELQALHIENKNSGDAVRDYISRIHLEECGNEDVHDKIVTNLKEQIAVLQIEKDSAVQLWQVSMKAVDALEQELRTRPTDNRDVKFYEEQLKDVRQSYSEAIRALEDKLLQTKENFTKQQSLWMTSKETIESLRREKQEMMKRLQEFQENIQQKDRNSQQMIQSLTEELSTAKAEIQRINYLKSDLEKRLNENRRIVNNLMAKNGEMKCKMTEALDLVETAVKEKDFVLQREAHVAEQNARLETRLAFIAEEHVVKKQEEIVKLKDAHEHNVRKYLSEIKELKSELREKIVQLDQSQRENRLAEVELEKLRRDSEDLLEKSAVKMLNFEQTLKQADSKSEISDEMYKKQYNLEMQQLQEKINNLEEKLAVSNERMKQIQQQNSTDIRDRIKLADERTKDAIERYVNLESQLIKATNDKETLVTELKSLQLAFDRQINKRDYERHSLENKIHKLEASHQKTTYETENISGINVSPVHASSQHYLDKINKHTLDIRIENMDHNWQSLLAEQLNKQQEHFDKKLKEMTQHVTVHQKLSRKWRDEAKSLTARFQIKSKELRGKITLLQKENAELHKTLLIYRQPFTQCKTDAIHSYVQGSETR; this is encoded by the exons atgtttgattcAGAATACGACGCATTAAAACACGG AGACCATTATACTATTCTTCAAGAATATAATGATACTGTCGAAGAACTTAAACGAGAGTTGGAAATTTGCAAA ACGGAACAAAGTGGCATTCGTTCAGAACTCCAAGCTCTgcatattgaaaataaaaacagcgGTGATGCCGTGCGTGATTACATCTCACGCATCCACTTGGAAGAATGTGGCAATGAAGATGTGCACGATAAAATAGTTACAAATTTGAAAGAGCAAATTGCAGTTTTGCAAATAGAAAAGGATTCAGCAGTTCAACTGTGGCAGGTGTCAATGAAAGCTGTAGATGCCTTGGAACAGGAATTAAGAACTCGTCCGACAGATAATagagatgtaaaattttacgaagagCAATTGAAAGATGTTAGACAATCATATTCAGAAGCTATAAGGGCCTTAGAGGACAAGTTACTTCAgactaaagaaaattttacaaaacaacAATCTTTATGGATGACAAGTAAGGAGACAATAGAATCTTTAAGACGAGAGAAACAAGAAATGATGAAAAGACTTCAggaatttcaagaaaatattcaacaaaaag acaGGAATAGTCAGCAGATGATACAATCCTTGACGGAGGAGTTATCTACTGCAAAGGCAGAGATACAGCGGATAAATTACTTAAAGTCAGACTTGGAAAAGAGACTGAATGAGAACAGAAGAATTGTCAACAATCTTATGGCGAAGAACGGAGAAATGAAATGTAAGATGACCGAAGCTCTTGATCTAGTAGAAACTGCAGTGAAGGAGAAAGATTTCGTGCTTCAGAGAGAAGCACACGTTGCGGAACAAAATGCTAGACTAGAAACTCGATTAGCTTTCATTGCTGAAGAACATGTTGTTAAAAAGCAAGAGgagattgtaaaattaaaagacgCTCACGAGCACAATGTAAGGAAATATTTATCCGAGATCAAAGAGTTAAAGTCAGAATTGCGAGAGAAGATTGTCCAATTGGATCAATCACAAAGAGAGAACAGATTAGCCGAGGTAGAACTGGAGAAATTACGTCGAGATTCTGAagatttattggaaaaatcaGCTGTCAAAATGCTAAACTTCGAACAAACGTTAAAACAAGCGGATTCTAAATCTGAAATTTCTGACGAAATGTACAAGAAGCAATATAATTTGGAGATGCAACAAttgcaagaaaaaattaataatcttgaagaaaaattagcAGTTTCGAATGAAAGGATGAAACAAATTCAACAGCAAAATTCCACGGATATACGAGATCGCATAAAATTAGCCGACGAAAGGACGAAGGATGCGATTGAGCGCTACGTTAATTTAGAGAGTCAATTGATCAAAGCTACAAATGATAAGGAAACTTTGGTGACAGAATTAAAGTCATTGCAGTTGGCTTTCGATCGTCAGATAAATAAGAGAGATTACGAACGGCACTCATTGGAAAACAAGATCCACAAATTAGAAGCAAGTCATCAAAAGACTACTTATGAAACGGAGAATATTTCAGGAATTAATGTATCGCCAGTACATGCTTCTTCTCAACATTACTTGgacaaaataaacaaacatacTTTGGATATAcg gatTGAAAATATGGACCACAATTGGCAGTCTTTGTTAGCCGAACAATTGAATAAGCAGCAAGAACATTTTGAcaagaaattgaaagaaatgacACAACATGTAACAGTTCATCAAAAATTAAGtagaaa ATGGAGAGACGAAGCAAAATCTTTAACAGCACGATTCCAAATCAAATCTAAAGAATTACGTggaaaaataactttactaCAAAAGGAAAATGCTGAATTGCACAAAACACTTCTAATTTATAGGCAGCCATTTACTCAGTGTAAAACAGATGCTATTCATAG TTATGTACAAGGATCTGAGACCAGGTGA